Below is a window of Terriglobales bacterium DNA.
GGTGGCGGCGGTGAATCCGGCGGCGGTGGCGGAGGAGCCACGCGTGGAGGCGGAGGCGCGCGCAAGAAGAGTTCCGCGAAGAAGAAAGGCGGCGCAAAGAAGAAAAGCGCTGCTCGCAAAAAGAGTTCAGGCAAATCAGCAAAGAAGAAGTCGGCGGGAAAGAAAAAATCGGCGTCGAAGCGCAGCTCCGGCGGCGCGCGCAAAAAATCTTCATCGCGCGGCGCAGCGAAGAAGAAATCGAGCCGGAAGAGGAAATAGGCTTAGTTTCTTTTCGGGAATTCCGTAACGAAGGGAACAGGGGACAGGTTACAGGGAACAGGACACGCTCCCTCGACTGTCCCCTGTCACCTTTACTCGTATCTCAACGCCACGATTGGATCGACCTTGGTGGTGCGCCTCGCGGGAATGTAGCTCGCCAGCAGGGCGACGACCGCGAGTGCGCCGGCGGCAATTGTCAGGGTTGCCGGATCGGCAGCGTGCACGCCATACAATAGCGACTTCATCAGCGGCGTGAGCGCAAGAGCGCCAATCAAGCCAACCACCCCTCCAACGCACGCCAGCAGCATGCTTTCGCGCACGACCATACGCATGACCTCTGCTCGCTGCGCGCCAAGAGCCATACGCACTGCCAGCTCATGCGTGCGACGCGAGACCGAGTGGCTCATCACGCCATAGATCCCAACTGCTGCCAGAACGAGTGCCACGGCCGCAAATGCCGCAAGCAAATACAGGTAGAACCGCGGCTGCGCATTCGTTTCGGCGACAACTTCTTCCATCGTCTGCACTTCCGAGATGGTCACCGTTTTATCTTGCGTACGAATCGCATTTTCGACTGCCGCGGTTTGCGCCGCGGCATCACCGGCGGTGCGCACGACGAAAGTCATGTACTTCGAGAACGGCGATGCGCCGCCACTGTACGTTGGGCTCTGCAGAAACGGCAGGTAGTATTCTCCGTCGGCTGGGGCATTCCACTCATGGCGCACGACGTTTTGCGTGATGCCCACGATCGTGAACCAGACTTTGCTCGGATTCCCATTTTGGTCAAGGCCCACGGCGATCCGCTTGCTAATCGGGTCTTCTCCCGGCCAATAGCGGTTGGCGAGAAACTCGTTGACGATGATCACTCCGGGCGCGCTCTGATTGTCATGTTCAGAGAAATCGCGGCCACGCAGCAGCGAAATGTTCATGGTCCGGAAGTATCCCGGCAGCACAACGCGATAGACTCCATCAGGTCCTTCACCGCGCCGCGGCGTAGGTCGACCCTCGATGAAGAAAGGCAAATCCCAATCATCTCCCGCCAGCGGCAGATGATTAATAGCGCTCGCCGATACCACTCCGGGAAGAGTCGCCACCCGCTGCAATGCGCCTTGATAAAACGCGCTGCGGTCTTTTGCGGCAACATCTTTCGCTCCGGCAACAGAGACGATCATGGTGAGCAGATGGTGAGGATTGAAGCCGGGATCGATGTTTGATAAGGCGACGAACGTCCGAATCATCAGCCCTGCGCCCGCCAGCAGTACAAGGGCCAAGGCGAATTCAGAAGTCACCAGCAAGCTGCGCACCCGGCTAGTGTGGCGACCCGAACCTGCGCCTCGGCTGCCTTCCTTTAGAGAATCAATCAGGTTCACCGCCGAGCTTTGCAGTGCGGGAGCGAGGCCAAATGCAATGCCAGTCGCCATCGAGATCGCAATCGCAAAGACCAGCACTCGAGCATCAAGTGTGATGGAGCCGAACTGGGTGATCTCATCCGGAGCCCAAACGAGCAGAGCTCGTAATCCCCAATGCGCCATCAGGACGCCGATGATACCGCCGCTCAGCGCGAGTACCGCACTCTCGGTCAGAAACTGACGCAGAATCCGCGCTCGGCTTGCACCCAATGCAGTACGCACTGCGATCTCCCGCCCGCGAGCAGAGGCGCGCGCCAGCATCATGTGGGCGATGTTGGCACATGCAATCAACAGCACGAACCC
It encodes the following:
- a CDS encoding ABC transporter permease, which produces METLLQDLRYSLRNLAKSPLFTAVALLTLALGIGANTAIFSVVNTVLLRPLPYADPDRLVTFIREGHSGQSSANFLDWKRDNHVFENMGAVEGWSPNLTGIDKPEQVSAMHVTSDVFPVLGVKPILGRTFTPGEDRVGNDHEVVLSYGFWQRHFGGSKDALGRTLEFNGEPYAVIGVMPATFRFAFPSWANRTELWGPLPVNPEDRVVNSKRLFARLKPGVSLEQARAEMATITARLEKQFPGTNKDLIVTPLKEEVVGDLRPALLVLLGAVGFVLLIACANIAHMMLARASARGREIAVRTALGASRARILRQFLTESAVLALSGGIIGVLMAHWGLRALLVWAPDEITQFGSITLDARVLVFAIAISMATGIAFGLAPALQSSAVNLIDSLKEGSRGAGSGRHTSRVRSLLVTSEFALALVLLAGAGLMIRTFVALSNIDPGFNPHHLLTMIVSVAGAKDVAAKDRSAFYQGALQRVATLPGVVSASAINHLPLAGDDWDLPFFIEGRPTPRRGEGPDGVYRVVLPGYFRTMNISLLRGRDFSEHDNQSAPGVIIVNEFLANRYWPGEDPISKRIAVGLDQNGNPSKVWFTIVGITQNVVRHEWNAPADGEYYLPFLQSPTYSGGASPFSKYMTFVVRTAGDAAAQTAAVENAIRTQDKTVTISEVQTMEEVVAETNAQPRFYLYLLAAFAAVALVLAAVGIYGVMSHSVSRRTHELAVRMALGAQRAEVMRMVVRESMLLACVGGVVGLIGALALTPLMKSLLYGVHAADPATLTIAAGALAVVALLASYIPARRTTKVDPIVALRYE